Proteins from one Hyperolius riggenbachi isolate aHypRig1 chromosome 4, aHypRig1.pri, whole genome shotgun sequence genomic window:
- the FAM43A gene encoding protein FAM43A, with the protein MLPWKKSKFDLIEDDSKQSKQKGYAVSLNYSALTSFAKSCPEGALTRVGSMFKSKRKKIKITGEDPTYTVLYLGNATTLQSKGEGCTDLAVCKIWSKSEMGKHGTKMKLTVSSQGIRMVHVEDKAKRPGHLYLLHRVTYCVADPRLPKIFAWIYRHEMKHKAVMLRCHAVLVSKPEKAKAMALLLYQTSANALAEFKRLKRREDARHQQQQLIGEQNIPLVPLRKLLNGQCCYKPPVERSRSAPKLGSITEDLQGEEEEERAMSFECEDVLDTGGGGEGPGEEDEVKQELSQLINDLGEMSLGNDLQTLKADLRVTRLLSGESTGSESSIESNHENGHLTNGFEECRVPETV; encoded by the coding sequence ATGTTGCCCTGGAAAAAAAGCAAATTCGACCTGATCGAGGACGACAGCAAGCAGAGCAAGCAGAAGGGCTATGCGGTGAGCCTGAACTACAGCGCGCTCACCTCCTTCGCCAAGTCCTGCCCGGAGGGGGCTCTGACCAGGGTGGGCAGCATGTTCAAATCCAAGCGAAAGAAGATCAAGATCACTGGGGAGGACCCGACCTACACCGTGCTGTACCTGGGCAATGCGACCACCCTGCAGTCCAAGGGGGAAGGCTGCACGGACCTGGCCGTGTGCAAGATCTGGAGCAAGAGCGAGATGGGCAAGCATGGCACCAAGATGAAGCTGACTGTCAGCTCTCAGGGCATCCGCATGGTGCATGTGGAGGACAAAGCCAAGCGCCCCGGGCACCTGTACCTGCTGCACAGGGTCACCTATTGCGTGGCAGACCCTCGGCTGCCAAAGATCTTTGCCTGGATCTATCGGCACGAGAtgaagcacaaagcggtgatgctACGATGCCATGCCGTGCTGGTGTCCAAACCAGAGAAGGCAAAAGCCATGGCACTGCTGCTCTACCAGACCTCAGCCAACGCCCTGGCAGAATTCAAGAGACTGAAAAGGAGAGAGGATGccaggcaccagcagcagcagctgattggGGAGCAGAACATCCCTCTGGTGCCCCTGAGGAAGCTGCTGAACGGCCAGTGCTGCTACAAGCCACCAGTGGAGAGGAGCCGCAGCGCCCCCAAGCTGGGCTCCATCACCGAGGACctgcagggagaggaggaggaagagagggcGATGAGCTTCGAGTGTGAGGATGTGCTGGACAccgggggtgggggagagggacCTGGAGAAGAGGATGAGGTCAAGCAAGAACTGTCTCAGCTCATTAATGACTTGGGGGAGATGAGTCTGGGCAATGACTTGCAGACTCTCAAAGCGGACTTGAGGGTAACCAGACTGCTGTCAGGGGAGAGCACAGGCAGCGAGTCCTCCATAGAAAGTAACCATGAGAATGGACACCTCACAAATGGGTTTGAGGAGTGCAGGGTGCCAGAGACCGTATGA